In the Sebastes fasciatus isolate fSebFas1 chromosome 20, fSebFas1.pri, whole genome shotgun sequence genome, one interval contains:
- the g6pc1a.2 gene encoding glucose-6-phosphatase catalytic subunit 1 encodes MNAIMDAMQGFGVSTTHYLQTNYQDAQGWFLWVSWAADLRNTFFIFFPLWIHLRSSVGIKLIWVAVIGDWLNLVFKWILFGERPYWWVHETAHYANTLRPHIEQYPMTCETGPGSPSGHAMGAAGVYYTLVTSILAIMTSKKKYGGKKSSNKEWYLKAVLWTLFWGVQVCVCLSRVFIAAHFPHQVICGVISGMIVAEAFNRTQWIYNASMKKYFYTTLFLTSFAVGFYLILKAVGVDLLWTLEKAQKWCVKPEWVHLDSTPFASLLRNMGTLFGLGLGLHSPLYTETKKSSSKLVKAACVVSSLVLLHLFDSFKPPTHTAALFYLLSFCKSATVPLVTVSIIPYCVNGALSLQNKKGL; translated from the exons ATGAACGCCATAATGGACGCCATGCAGGGCTTTGGAGTGAGCACCACTCACTACCTGCAGACCAACTACCAGGACGCTCAGGGTTGGTTTCTCTGGGTCTCCTGGGCGGCGGACCTCAGGAAcaccttcttcatcttcttcccgCTTTGGATTCACCTGCGTTCTTCGGTGGGCATCAAGCTCATCTGGGTGGCCGTGATCGGAGACTGGCTCAACTTGGTGTTCAAATG GATTCTGTTTGGCGAGAGGCCGTACTGGTGGGTCCACGAGACGGCTCATTATGCAAACACACTTCGTCCTCACATCGAGCAGTACCCCATGACCTGTGAGACCGGACCAG GCAGTCCCTCTGGCCACGCGATGGGAGCTGCTGGCGTCTACTACACCCTGGTGACCTCCATCCTCGCCATCATGACCAGCAAGAAGAAGTATGGAGGCAAGAAATCCAGCAACAAGGAATG GTATCTGAAGGCTGTGTTGTGGACGCTGTTTTGGGGAGTCCAGGTGTGCGTCTGTCTCTCCAGGGTCTTCATCGCCGCCCACTTCCCCCACCAGGTCATTTGTGGCGTCATCTCAG GTATGATCGTGGCTGAAGCCTTCAACAGAACTCAGTGGATCTACAACGCCAGCATGAAGAAATACTTCTACACGACTCTCTTCTTGACCTCCTTCGCCGTCGGCTTCTACCTCATCCTGAAAGCTGTGGGTGTGGACCTGCTGTGGACTCTGGAGAAAGCCCAGAAGTGGTGCGTGAAGCCCGAGTGGGTCCACCTGGACTCCACGCCATTCGCCAGCCTCCTGCGTAACATGGGCACCCTGTTCGGCCTCGGCCTGGGCCTGCACTCGCCGCTGTACACCGAGACCAAGAAGAGCAGCAGCAAGCTGGTGAAAGCGGCGTGCGTCGTCAGCTCTCTGGTCCTGCTGCACCTGTTCGACTCCTTCAAGCCTCCCACGCACACCGCCGCCCTCTTCTACCTGCTGTCCTTCTGCAAGAGCGCCACTGTGCCTCTGGTCACCGTCAGCATCATCCCGTACTGCGTGAACGGAGCTCTGAGTCTGCAGAACAAGAAGGGACTGTGA